The Mercurialis annua linkage group LG2, ddMerAnnu1.2, whole genome shotgun sequence genome contains a region encoding:
- the LOC126667027 gene encoding S-protein homolog 3-like — MRNFKQSILVLCLLVSVILSEAKHVHIRNDIGENIDLMVHCKSKNDDLGDHLLHPQETYEFAFTPNIFGTTLFFCGFTWAGQPKFFNIYDDRAHSSSCGDCYWAVHVDGPCLLKNDFGEIDTCYKWNSP; from the coding sequence atgCGTAATTTTAAACAGTCAATCTTGGTTCTATGTCTACTAGTGTCAGTGATTTTATCCGAAGCCAAACACGTTCATATCAGAAACGACATCGGTGAAAATATCGACCTAATGGTGCATTGCAAGTCGAAAAACGACGACCTAGGCGACCACTTACTTCATCCCCAAGAAACTTATGAGTTTGCATTTACACCAAATATTTTCGGAACTACGTTGTTTTTTTGTGGTTTTACATGGGCAGGACAGcccaaattttttaatatttacgaTGATCGCGCACATAGTAGTTCATGCGGAGATTGTTACTGGGCAGTGCATGTTGACGGACCGTGCTTGCTGAAGAATGATTTCGGTGAGATTGATACATGTTATAAGTGGAACAGTCCGTGA